A single region of the Pontibacter kalidii genome encodes:
- the arfB gene encoding alternative ribosome rescue aminoacyl-tRNA hydrolase ArfB, which translates to MANLEERGLERELQFQASRSGGAGGQNVNKVNTKVELRFQVEGSELLTEEEKALVQEKLGSRINNEGYLQVVCQTERSQLQNKELCVQRFYELLRQALTRQKKRKATKPTRSSVRRRLEGKKKQADKKASRGFRGDF; encoded by the coding sequence ATGGCAAACTTAGAAGAGAGAGGGCTGGAACGGGAACTGCAGTTTCAGGCATCGCGGAGTGGCGGGGCCGGCGGGCAGAACGTGAACAAGGTGAACACCAAGGTGGAGCTGCGGTTTCAGGTGGAGGGCTCGGAGCTGCTGACAGAGGAGGAAAAGGCGCTGGTGCAGGAGAAGCTCGGCAGCCGCATCAACAACGAAGGCTACCTGCAGGTAGTGTGCCAGACCGAGCGCAGCCAGCTACAGAACAAGGAGCTGTGCGTGCAGCGGTTTTACGAGCTGCTGCGGCAGGCGCTCACCCGGCAAAAGAAGCGCAAAGCCACCAAACCCACCCGCTCCAGCGTGCGCCGCCGCCTGGAGGGCAAGAAAAAACAGGCCGATAAAAAAGCGAGCCGCGGCTTCCGGGGCGATTTTTAG
- a CDS encoding site-2 protease family protein, with protein sequence MKWSLNLGRIAGIKILVHWTFALLLGWVAFTEAQRGSDTATIFLAVGFVLAVFFCVVLHELGHALTARHYGISTKMITLLPIGGVASLEKMPEKPKQELLVALAGPAVNVVIALMLWLVLPSFSATPDEEFFLRITPANFLYLLLFVNVVLVVFNAIPAFPMDGGRVLRALLAFKLGRVRATQIAANLGQLLAIFFVFIGLFYNPFLILIGAFVFFGAYSENVVVQHLDFLRGHVVREGMITNFVTLAPTDTVRDALNKLLTGSEHEFVVEEEGMVVGTLTRSQLIQAVKEEQMETPVVKVMSGEVKTFNVHDKLSDAYTELQKTRVPLYPVLENGRLAGVINTDNINEFIMIKSALMH encoded by the coding sequence ATGAAGTGGTCGCTGAACTTAGGCAGGATTGCAGGCATAAAAATACTCGTGCACTGGACCTTTGCACTCTTGCTGGGGTGGGTGGCTTTTACCGAGGCACAGCGCGGCAGCGATACGGCAACCATATTTTTGGCCGTGGGGTTTGTACTTGCAGTCTTCTTCTGTGTGGTGCTGCACGAGTTGGGGCACGCCCTTACGGCCAGGCACTACGGCATCAGCACTAAAATGATTACGCTGCTACCCATTGGCGGCGTGGCCAGCCTGGAGAAGATGCCCGAAAAGCCGAAGCAGGAGCTGTTGGTTGCCCTGGCTGGCCCTGCCGTAAACGTGGTGATCGCGCTTATGCTCTGGCTGGTGCTGCCCTCGTTCTCAGCCACGCCCGACGAGGAGTTTTTCCTGCGCATTACGCCTGCGAACTTCCTTTACCTGCTGCTCTTTGTGAACGTGGTCCTGGTGGTGTTCAATGCCATACCGGCCTTTCCGATGGATGGCGGCCGGGTACTGCGGGCGCTGCTGGCCTTTAAGCTGGGGCGTGTGCGGGCCACGCAGATTGCGGCCAACCTGGGCCAGCTGCTGGCGATTTTCTTCGTGTTCATCGGTTTGTTCTACAACCCCTTTCTTATCCTGATCGGTGCTTTCGTGTTTTTCGGAGCCTACTCGGAGAACGTGGTGGTACAGCACCTCGACTTTCTGCGCGGCCATGTTGTACGGGAGGGCATGATTACCAATTTTGTGACGCTTGCCCCCACTGACACTGTACGTGATGCGCTGAACAAACTGCTTACCGGCTCTGAGCATGAGTTCGTAGTGGAGGAGGAAGGCATGGTGGTAGGCACCTTAACGCGCTCACAGCTGATACAAGCGGTAAAAGAGGAGCAGATGGAGACGCCCGTGGTCAAGGTCATGTCGGGGGAAGTGAAGACGTTTAACGTGCACGACAAGCTCTCCGACGCCTATACCGAGCTACAGAAAACACGCGTGCCGCTTTACCCTGTGCTCGAGAACGGTCGCCTGGCCGGCGTTATCAACACCGATAACATCAACGAGTTCATCATGATCAAATCGGCGCTGATGCACTAG
- a CDS encoding DUF1905 domain-containing protein: MITFQTHIGLLQHLPGMHYLEVPQEVVQDLGTLNIRLICKVNNTLNFQCGLMALGEGKAYISISKKRMQQLGVALHDEVTVTLEKDDSQYGTEMPAEMEELLQQDEEGNRRFLLLKPGMQRYMLNHVSAVKSPQLRVDRAITLIENLKELPEGKENFRAMLGLPPR, encoded by the coding sequence ATGATAACCTTCCAAACCCATATCGGCCTATTACAACACCTCCCCGGCATGCACTACCTGGAAGTGCCGCAGGAGGTAGTGCAGGATTTGGGAACTCTCAACATCCGCCTGATCTGTAAGGTAAACAACACGCTGAACTTTCAGTGCGGGTTGATGGCGCTGGGCGAGGGCAAAGCCTACATCAGCATTAGCAAGAAGCGCATGCAGCAGCTGGGCGTAGCGCTGCACGATGAGGTAACGGTAACGCTGGAGAAAGACGATAGCCAATACGGCACCGAAATGCCTGCCGAAATGGAGGAGCTGCTGCAGCAGGACGAGGAGGGGAACAGGCGTTTTCTGTTGCTCAAGCCCGGCATGCAACGCTACATGCTCAACCATGTGTCGGCGGTAAAAAGCCCGCAGCTGCGCGTGGACCGCGCCATAACCTTAATCGAGAACCTGAAAGAGCTGCCGGAGGGCAAGGAGAACTTCCGGGCCATGCTGGGCCTGCCCCCGCGCTAA
- a CDS encoding DUF4175 family protein, with product MAIPESIHTLQRIRRQYVQAKLWLYALQAQAAILVAVAILWRWQLEAPLLAVTAFGILLSAVLYFILRWKSVSKIGLQHVARHLNRQYPQLEDSTELLLQEPQNLLQRLQQQKVAAILQELHPEKVYTLKGAPTYVALGLALALSVGILYLPAAPLAALSPGKEVEITFPEAPAAAADTAAQIQSIDIAITPPRYTGKQTYKAESPNLRVEEGATVTWRIRTSKPAQLQLELNEQPPQAFKQGQEGYAFSRSFTEPGLYTINLNGEKSTFYTLEIIPDEAPSIQISKPKEYTEIRLGEQQRVTLQAQFSDDYGIREANMVATVAKGSGEAVKFREEEIKLNLRGNSRSYRVSQTLDLQQLEMSFGDELYFYLQAWDHHRGYTRSETYFVQIEDTTIVEADFDMTAGVNPVPEYFRSQRQIIIDTEKLIKEQKSISKAAFEERSNNIGVDQKLLRLRYGKFLGEEFESGIGPGGGIPEGAEEHEEETHFEGDGHDHPEFENQNSPEALLDPYLHKHDMEEAATIFEPAVKAKLKGALAQMWEAELRLRTHKPKEALPFEYKALRMLKDVQQSQRAYVAKTGFEAPPLKEPELRLTGELNKITPQNGQQSIDQQQELPHTRAVLSWLAKYKQTGKYTPADAQLLEQAGQELAEHALSNSGKNLKALQDVRQLISEIKAGKKLCASCLAAAEQAWAELLSPARQTPQPGQAVRSKLAEEYRKRLEN from the coding sequence ATGGCCATACCAGAGAGCATCCATACCTTACAGCGGATCCGCAGGCAGTACGTGCAGGCGAAGCTGTGGCTGTATGCCCTGCAGGCGCAAGCGGCAATACTGGTAGCGGTGGCTATACTTTGGCGCTGGCAACTCGAGGCCCCTTTGCTGGCTGTAACGGCCTTTGGCATCCTGCTGTCCGCCGTTTTATACTTTATACTTCGCTGGAAATCGGTTTCGAAGATTGGCTTGCAGCACGTAGCGCGCCACCTGAACCGGCAGTACCCGCAACTCGAAGACAGCACCGAACTGCTCCTGCAGGAGCCACAAAACCTGCTGCAACGGCTGCAGCAACAGAAAGTGGCGGCTATCCTTCAGGAGCTTCATCCGGAGAAGGTCTACACGCTGAAAGGCGCACCCACGTATGTGGCGCTGGGGCTGGCATTGGCGCTCTCCGTAGGCATTTTATACTTGCCAGCGGCCCCGCTGGCGGCTCTCTCTCCGGGTAAAGAAGTGGAGATCACGTTCCCGGAGGCACCCGCTGCAGCTGCCGACACCGCTGCGCAGATCCAGAGTATAGACATCGCCATCACACCGCCCCGCTACACGGGCAAGCAAACCTACAAAGCCGAAAGTCCGAACCTGCGCGTGGAGGAGGGGGCTACCGTTACCTGGCGCATCCGCACCAGCAAACCCGCACAACTGCAGCTGGAGCTGAACGAGCAGCCACCGCAGGCCTTTAAGCAGGGGCAGGAAGGGTATGCTTTCTCGCGCAGTTTTACAGAGCCCGGCCTCTACACCATTAACCTGAACGGAGAGAAATCAACCTTTTACACGTTGGAGATCATCCCCGACGAAGCTCCTTCTATCCAAATCAGCAAACCGAAAGAGTATACCGAGATTAGGTTGGGAGAGCAGCAGCGGGTAACGCTACAGGCGCAGTTCAGCGACGACTACGGCATCCGCGAAGCGAACATGGTCGCGACGGTAGCCAAGGGTAGCGGCGAGGCCGTGAAGTTCCGGGAGGAAGAGATCAAGCTGAACCTGCGCGGCAACAGCCGTAGCTACCGTGTCAGTCAAACGCTCGACCTGCAGCAGCTTGAGATGAGCTTCGGCGATGAGCTATACTTTTACCTGCAGGCCTGGGACCACCACCGCGGCTACACCCGCTCCGAAACTTACTTTGTGCAGATCGAGGACACCACCATCGTAGAGGCTGATTTCGACATGACGGCCGGCGTGAACCCGGTACCGGAGTACTTCCGCAGCCAGCGTCAGATTATCATAGATACGGAGAAGCTGATCAAGGAGCAGAAAAGCATCAGTAAGGCAGCTTTTGAAGAGCGCTCCAATAACATTGGCGTGGACCAGAAGCTGCTGCGCCTGCGCTACGGCAAGTTCCTGGGCGAGGAGTTTGAGAGCGGCATCGGTCCGGGAGGCGGCATACCCGAGGGAGCGGAGGAGCATGAGGAAGAAACGCATTTTGAAGGCGACGGACACGACCACCCGGAGTTCGAGAACCAGAACAGCCCCGAAGCCCTGCTGGACCCATACCTGCACAAGCACGATATGGAAGAGGCCGCCACGATTTTTGAGCCTGCCGTGAAAGCCAAGCTGAAGGGCGCGCTGGCGCAGATGTGGGAGGCGGAGCTACGGCTGCGCACGCACAAGCCCAAAGAGGCCCTGCCCTTCGAGTACAAAGCCCTGCGGATGCTGAAGGACGTGCAGCAGTCGCAGCGGGCGTATGTGGCCAAAACCGGCTTTGAGGCACCACCGCTAAAAGAGCCGGAGCTGCGCCTGACCGGAGAACTAAATAAGATCACGCCGCAGAACGGGCAGCAAAGTATAGACCAGCAGCAGGAGCTACCGCATACACGCGCCGTGCTAAGCTGGCTGGCAAAGTATAAACAAACAGGCAAGTATACACCTGCCGATGCGCAGTTGCTGGAGCAGGCAGGGCAAGAGCTGGCGGAGCACGCCCTCAGCAACTCAGGCAAAAATTTAAAAGCGCTGCAGGATGTGCGGCAGCTGATCTCAGAAATAAAAGCAGGCAAAAAGCTGTGCGCCTCATGTTTGGCAGCAGCAGAACAAGCCTGGGCGGAGCTACTGTCCCCAGCCAGGCAAACACCGCAGCCAGGGCAGGCGGTGCGAAGCAAGCTGGCGGAGGAGTATAGGAAGCGGTTAGAGAATTAG
- a CDS encoding BatA domain-containing protein has product MTFLSPIWLFAASAILIPIAIHLWNKRQGKTVKVGSLRWLEASASNRWSSIKLSNFWLLVLRCFVLILLAVALAQPVWERQAQKQQGKRAVVIGEELLYSSALNPLKPTIDSLLQRGYTLHKYTPDLEQIPQEAWQQISNRTQDSLVSSKYNYWSLLPVLAAKYKSPQDSVLLLTSDQQQYFAGARPEAVPQHIRWIPVATAASITWLQAATQTTPDSLLLILGHSSREGTKYSRYRTAASAQSINLPGNQKLQLQRQQDSLQATISGNISKVKIQTEPLQIAILAGEAQQAEVSYLSAALQAISSYTNLPIQVKADTAQADWIFWLRNEPLPQSINQQAKQGLQVWVQQGQEPQPVKTSFTGAGGTTISVHRVAKHELQQQIGELWTAASGEPLLYTKNIGQGRIYTFQSGFAPAWSELGQSAQLPELLLPLLLPQPQATYDYRALDEQQLLPAARVQAATASADKTTRVPLLRWFVLAAFVLFLIERTIASRRSSL; this is encoded by the coding sequence TTGACTTTCCTCTCCCCCATATGGCTTTTTGCAGCGTCGGCTATACTTATCCCGATCGCCATTCACCTGTGGAACAAGCGGCAGGGGAAGACGGTGAAGGTGGGTAGCCTGCGCTGGCTGGAGGCCTCGGCGAGTAACCGCTGGAGCAGTATAAAGCTGAGCAACTTCTGGCTGCTGGTGCTGCGCTGCTTTGTACTTATACTTTTAGCGGTGGCGCTGGCGCAGCCGGTGTGGGAGCGTCAGGCACAAAAGCAGCAGGGGAAAAGAGCAGTGGTCATCGGCGAAGAGCTGCTTTATTCTTCCGCCTTAAACCCCCTTAAGCCGACCATAGATTCGCTGTTGCAGCGCGGCTATACCTTGCATAAGTATACACCAGACTTAGAGCAGATACCGCAGGAGGCTTGGCAGCAGATTAGCAATCGGACACAAGATAGTCTGGTAAGTAGCAAGTATAACTACTGGAGTCTGCTACCGGTCCTGGCAGCAAAGTATAAATCGCCCCAGGATAGCGTGCTGCTCCTTACCTCGGACCAGCAGCAGTACTTCGCAGGTGCTCGCCCCGAAGCAGTTCCGCAGCACATCCGCTGGATTCCGGTTGCCACAGCTGCAAGTATAACATGGCTGCAGGCTGCCACTCAGACCACACCCGATAGCCTGCTGCTTATACTTGGCCACAGCTCCCGCGAAGGCACAAAGTACAGCAGGTACAGAACAGCCGCATCCGCACAAAGTATAAACCTGCCCGGCAACCAGAAGCTGCAGCTGCAACGGCAGCAGGACTCGCTACAGGCTACTATTTCCGGTAACATAAGCAAAGTAAAAATACAGACTGAGCCGCTGCAGATAGCCATACTTGCCGGTGAGGCGCAACAGGCGGAGGTATCCTACTTAAGCGCCGCATTGCAGGCCATCAGCAGCTACACCAACTTGCCAATTCAGGTGAAAGCCGATACCGCACAGGCCGATTGGATTTTCTGGCTGCGGAACGAGCCGCTGCCCCAAAGCATAAACCAGCAGGCAAAGCAGGGGCTGCAGGTGTGGGTGCAGCAGGGACAGGAGCCACAGCCGGTAAAAACTAGTTTCACAGGGGCAGGCGGCACCACTATAAGCGTGCATCGGGTTGCGAAACACGAGCTACAACAGCAAATCGGTGAGCTTTGGACAGCAGCGAGCGGAGAACCTTTGCTATACACTAAGAACATTGGCCAGGGCCGAATCTATACTTTCCAGAGCGGGTTTGCCCCAGCTTGGAGCGAACTGGGGCAGAGCGCGCAATTGCCTGAGCTACTGCTGCCGCTGCTTTTGCCGCAGCCGCAGGCAACCTACGACTACCGCGCCCTGGACGAGCAGCAGCTGCTGCCGGCAGCCCGTGTGCAGGCAGCTACAGCAAGTGCAGACAAAACCACCCGCGTGCCACTGCTAAGGTGGTTTGTTTTAGCGGCCTTTGTGTTATTTTTAATCGAGAGAACCATCGCCAGCAGGCGCAGCAGTCTATAA
- a CDS encoding DUF58 domain-containing protein, producing MTTHKFIDPKVLATIKDLPLLAKTVVEGFLAGQNQSLRRGAGLEFSQYRSYQPGDDLRQLDWKMFARSDRYYIREAEVDTNITVRFILDGSASMAHEDVNGISKMEYARFLVASLAYLATTQGDAVGLYVLHENRLINLTPRSDNMHLQRFWHQLAEVTPQGKFPGMEVAANLFADRRQKELTVFLSDLYEHEHEIKDLLYKLGAQGHELLLAHLMSRNELDFAYTGTLTFEDLETGKTLQVSSAAQKQAYLAKQQEWLQDIEKDMRHSHIAYDRFVTDEPLDKALRAFLQKRLLYG from the coding sequence TTGACCACCCACAAGTTCATCGATCCAAAGGTATTGGCTACCATAAAAGACCTGCCGCTGTTGGCAAAAACGGTGGTGGAGGGTTTTTTGGCGGGACAAAACCAGAGTTTGCGGCGCGGGGCGGGGCTGGAGTTTAGCCAGTACCGCAGCTACCAGCCTGGCGACGATCTGCGGCAGCTCGACTGGAAGATGTTTGCCCGCTCCGACCGCTATTACATCCGCGAGGCCGAGGTAGACACCAACATTACGGTGCGGTTTATTCTGGATGGCAGCGCCTCGATGGCGCATGAGGATGTGAATGGCATCAGCAAAATGGAGTATGCCCGGTTTCTGGTAGCCTCGCTGGCCTACCTGGCCACCACACAAGGCGACGCGGTGGGGCTGTACGTGCTGCACGAGAACCGGCTCATCAACCTCACGCCGCGCTCCGACAACATGCACCTGCAGCGTTTCTGGCACCAGCTGGCCGAGGTAACCCCGCAGGGCAAGTTTCCGGGCATGGAGGTGGCCGCCAACCTGTTTGCCGACAGGCGGCAGAAGGAGCTCACGGTTTTTCTGTCGGATTTATATGAGCACGAGCACGAGATAAAGGACCTGCTGTATAAGCTGGGTGCGCAAGGACACGAGCTGCTACTGGCCCACCTGATGAGCCGCAACGAGCTCGACTTTGCCTACACCGGCACCCTCACCTTCGAGGACCTGGAAACAGGGAAAACGCTACAGGTAAGCAGCGCCGCCCAAAAGCAAGCCTACTTAGCCAAACAGCAGGAGTGGCTGCAGGACATCGAAAAAGACATGCGCCACAGCCACATCGCCTACGACCGCTTTGTAACCGATGAGCCGCTGGACAAGGCGCTAAGGGCTTTCCTGCAAAAACGACTGCTTTACGGCTAA
- a CDS encoding AAA family ATPase, with amino-acid sequence MTEQDIKHLLTKLPRLKQEIQKVIVGQEEVLDEVLITMMAGGHGLLEGVPGLAKTLLVRTLSNAMDLGFRRVQFTPDLMPTDILGTEVLEEDHATGKRFFKFNEGPIFSNIVLADEINRTPPKTQAALLEAMQEHEVTYAGTTYSLPKPFFLLATQNPIEQAGTYPLPEAQLDRFLLFIKIKYPTEQEELNILSSTTGTRQVQVQPIINGDEVLLLRQLVRDVSISEEFLSFVNQLVRATRPDSTSLEFIRKYCRWGAGPRAGQALILTAKARALLNGRFAVTADDIYTMAYPVLRHRVLVSFAAEAERITPDKVVEELLQSIKLPKAVLV; translated from the coding sequence ATGACTGAACAAGACATAAAACACCTGCTAACAAAGCTGCCCCGGCTAAAGCAGGAGATACAGAAAGTAATTGTGGGCCAGGAGGAGGTGCTCGACGAGGTGCTGATCACCATGATGGCGGGCGGGCACGGCTTGTTGGAAGGCGTGCCGGGCTTGGCCAAAACGCTGCTCGTGCGCACGCTCAGCAACGCCATGGATCTGGGCTTCCGCAGAGTACAGTTCACACCGGACCTAATGCCCACCGACATCCTGGGTACCGAGGTTCTGGAAGAGGACCATGCCACCGGCAAGCGCTTTTTCAAGTTTAATGAAGGGCCGATCTTTTCGAACATCGTGTTGGCTGACGAGATAAACCGCACGCCACCCAAAACACAGGCTGCGCTGCTGGAAGCCATGCAGGAACACGAAGTAACCTATGCCGGCACGACCTATTCGTTACCGAAGCCATTTTTCCTGCTGGCCACCCAGAACCCGATAGAGCAAGCCGGAACGTATCCGCTGCCCGAAGCACAGTTAGACCGTTTTCTCCTGTTCATCAAAATAAAGTACCCAACCGAGCAGGAGGAGCTAAACATACTGTCCAGCACTACAGGCACCAGGCAGGTGCAGGTGCAGCCCATTATAAATGGTGATGAAGTATTGCTGCTAAGGCAATTGGTGCGGGATGTAAGTATAAGCGAAGAGTTCCTGAGCTTTGTAAATCAGCTGGTTCGCGCCACCCGCCCCGACAGCACATCGCTGGAGTTTATCAGAAAATACTGCCGTTGGGGTGCCGGCCCACGTGCCGGGCAGGCTCTTATACTTACTGCCAAAGCCAGGGCATTGCTCAACGGCAGGTTTGCTGTAACGGCAGACGATATTTACACCATGGCTTACCCGGTGCTGCGCCATCGCGTGCTGGTAAGCTTCGCCGCCGAGGCAGAGCGCATCACGCCGGATAAAGTAGTAGAGGAATTGCTGCAAAGTATAAAGCTGCCAAAGGCAGTGCTGGTTTAA
- a CDS encoding DUF4159 domain-containing protein, with protein MQPFTFVRLQYRSGNWDTDPRMPSNLLHSLIQYTTVPVNEQEKVVSLESAELFNYPFSYLSGHKLVQFNQKERQNFETYVKNGGFVFVDDCNHDVDGLFAKSFEEQMRQIFGANVLKKIPNNHKLYRSFFTFEEGPPTTSFELNGWGDDLVHDYLKAIEVNGRIAVLYSNKDYGCEWDYDFRNKRWLAEDNTKFGVNIIMYALTS; from the coding sequence GTGCAACCCTTCACCTTCGTGCGCCTGCAATACCGCTCCGGCAACTGGGATACCGACCCGCGTATGCCGAGCAATTTGCTGCACTCGCTTATCCAGTACACTACGGTGCCGGTAAACGAGCAGGAGAAGGTGGTGTCGCTGGAGAGCGCGGAGTTGTTTAACTACCCCTTCAGCTACCTGAGCGGGCATAAGCTGGTGCAGTTTAACCAGAAGGAGCGGCAGAACTTTGAGACCTATGTGAAGAACGGCGGCTTTGTATTTGTAGACGACTGCAACCACGACGTTGACGGGCTTTTTGCCAAGTCGTTTGAAGAGCAGATGCGGCAGATATTCGGGGCGAATGTGCTGAAGAAGATCCCGAACAACCACAAGCTCTACCGCAGCTTCTTTACTTTTGAGGAAGGCCCGCCGACCACCAGTTTTGAGCTAAACGGCTGGGGCGATGACCTGGTGCACGATTATCTGAAGGCAATAGAAGTGAATGGGCGCATCGCCGTGCTTTACAGCAACAAAGACTACGGCTGTGAGTGGGATTATGACTTTCGGAACAAGCGCTGGCTGGCCGAGGATAACACCAAGTTCGGCGTCAACATCATCATGTATGCGCTTACCAGTTAA
- a CDS encoding DUF2442 domain-containing protein, whose product MSKNGMSILARKSTPQAQKIWFTDAKMYVLLTDGREVGVPLEWFPTLRDASEAERMNWRLIGGGAGIHWEELDEDLSVAGLL is encoded by the coding sequence TTGAGCAAAAATGGCATGAGTATTTTAGCTAGAAAGTCTACACCGCAGGCACAGAAAATATGGTTTACAGATGCTAAGATGTATGTTCTCCTAACAGATGGAAGGGAAGTAGGCGTTCCTTTAGAGTGGTTTCCTACTCTCCGTGATGCCTCTGAGGCAGAACGTATGAACTGGCGCTTAATTGGTGGTGGCGCAGGTATTCACTGGGAGGAGCTTGATGAAGACCTTTCTGTGGCCGGCCTACTGTAA
- a CDS encoding DUF4160 domain-containing protein, with the protein MHVEKAEAYAKYWLEPVELASSYAFDAKELNQLRKLVTENKALFEQKWHEYFS; encoded by the coding sequence ATACATGTAGAAAAGGCCGAGGCTTATGCAAAATACTGGCTGGAGCCAGTTGAGCTTGCAAGTTCCTATGCCTTTGATGCAAAGGAACTGAATCAACTCCGTAAATTAGTAACAGAAAACAAGGCGCTCTTTGAGCAAAAATGGCATGAGTATTTTAGCTAG
- a CDS encoding TldD/PmbA family protein, which translates to MAILTKEEAQAILKKALGFSKADECEITLNGNTGGNIRYARNEVSTSGAEENISMAVESRFGKRSGVATINEFDDASLEKVIRRSEEIARLAPESPEYVELLGPQQYITTKAHFDSTAKIDPAYRAEAAAKSIKAATAKGLTAAGFLEHYTNFTAKMNNKGLFAYHPSTVVDFSVTMRTEDGTGSGYVTQDFSDVSKLDTGKASQIAAEKAANSRNARALEPGKYTVILEPAASIDLLQNMFYNMDQRNAEEGRSFLSKPGGKTKVGEKLVDERITVYSDPTHLEVPSSPFAGDGRPQKKITWIDKGVVKNLYNSRFWASNKGAVSVPPPNNMIMEGGNTSLEDMIKNTKRGILVTRLWYIRSVDPQTLLYTGLTRDGTFYIENGKIQYPVKNFRFNESPVIMLNNLEALGKPQRINGSLIPPMKIRDFTFTSLSDAV; encoded by the coding sequence ATGGCAATATTAACGAAAGAGGAAGCTCAGGCGATACTGAAGAAAGCGCTGGGTTTTTCGAAGGCTGATGAGTGTGAGATCACGCTCAACGGCAACACAGGCGGCAACATCCGCTACGCCAGAAACGAGGTATCCACGAGCGGTGCGGAAGAAAACATTTCTATGGCGGTGGAGTCGCGTTTTGGCAAGCGCTCCGGAGTGGCCACTATCAATGAGTTCGACGATGCGTCGCTGGAGAAAGTGATTCGCCGCTCGGAGGAGATCGCGCGCCTGGCGCCGGAGAGCCCGGAGTACGTGGAGCTACTCGGGCCCCAGCAGTACATCACCACCAAGGCCCACTTCGACTCCACAGCCAAGATAGACCCGGCCTACAGAGCCGAGGCAGCAGCCAAAAGTATAAAAGCCGCTACCGCCAAAGGTCTGACAGCCGCCGGCTTCCTGGAGCACTACACCAACTTCACGGCCAAGATGAACAACAAGGGCCTGTTCGCCTATCATCCGTCTACCGTGGTGGACTTCTCGGTAACCATGCGTACCGAGGATGGTACGGGCTCCGGTTATGTAACCCAGGACTTCTCGGATGTGAGCAAACTGGACACGGGCAAAGCCTCGCAGATAGCCGCTGAGAAAGCCGCCAACTCGCGCAACGCCCGTGCACTGGAGCCAGGAAAGTATACGGTTATCCTGGAGCCAGCCGCCTCGATAGACCTGCTGCAGAACATGTTCTACAACATGGACCAGCGTAATGCCGAGGAAGGCCGCAGCTTCCTGAGCAAGCCAGGCGGTAAAACCAAGGTAGGCGAGAAACTGGTGGATGAGCGCATCACGGTATACTCCGACCCAACGCACCTGGAGGTGCCGTCTTCGCCTTTCGCCGGCGATGGCCGTCCGCAGAAAAAAATCACCTGGATAGACAAAGGCGTGGTGAAGAACCTCTACAACAGCCGCTTCTGGGCATCCAATAAAGGAGCTGTCTCCGTACCGCCGCCAAACAACATGATCATGGAAGGCGGCAATACCAGCCTTGAGGATATGATCAAGAACACCAAGCGCGGTATACTGGTTACACGCCTGTGGTACATCCGCTCCGTGGACCCGCAGACGCTGCTCTACACCGGCCTTACCCGCGACGGAACGTTCTACATCGAGAACGGCAAGATCCAGTACCCGGTGAAGAACTTCCGCTTTAACGAGAGCCCGGTGATCATGCTTAACAACCTGGAGGCATTGGGCAAGCCGCAGCGCATCAACGGCAGCCTTATCCCGCCCATGAAGATCCGTGACTTTACGTTTACGAGCCTTTCGGATGCGGTGTAA